A part of Pectinophora gossypiella chromosome Z, ilPecGoss1.1, whole genome shotgun sequence genomic DNA contains:
- the LOC126379738 gene encoding uncharacterized protein LOC126379738 codes for MGKGAKKRKKKIDSEEAGSDSSADYNSMKSFEVEPPKDKYEVFKIPDYVRYYPEDGGNFEYVVFMESTKPEQPLGARDMMSLANSLKRYNKGVKQLQRINKFKIGVIFERPGLANAALTNKKFLDSHSLKASIPASSSEVTGVITHVPTDLSNEQIYSALTSTKNIVTIRRFMRRVKNDFGEFNLEPTKTVSITFSCPNLPESVDLNSWRFELRPYIPPVKQCLKCLRYGHIAKFCKNAERCSICGESHNFKVCTKLPKDASCCHCKGNHIAISSQCPVKKEQIELNKQKVETRSYASIINQKSFPPLKQHPTDLLASLLNSDQILNMVVESVVKLVAMHKNSEASICSQSIKDTLLDTIKRNKKSQ; via the coding sequence ATGGGGAAAGGcgcaaaaaaacgtaaaaagaaaattgattcTGAGGAGGCCGGGTCTGATAGTTCGGCAGACTATAATTCAATGAAGTCATTTGAAGTAGAACCTCCAAAGGATAAGTATGAAGTCTTCAAGATTCCTGATTATGTTCGATATTATCCAGAAGATGGCGGCAACTTTGAATATGTTGTCTTCATGGAAAGTACGAAGCCTGAGCAACCTCTGGGTGCTCGAGATATGATGTCCCTTGCAAATTCCCTGAAAAGATACAATAAAGGAGTGAAACAGCtgcaaagaataaataaatttaaaattggagtCATATTTGAGCGGCCCGGCCTGGCGAACGCTGctctaacaaataaaaaatttttGGATTCGCATAGTCTGAAAGCGTCGATACCAGCGTCCTCAAGTGAGGTCACTGGTGTAATAACTCACGTGCCTACAGACCTCTCTAATGAACAAATATATTCTGCATTGACATCAACCAAAAACATTGTCACTATTCGAAGATTTATGAGGCGTGTCAAAAACGATTTTGGAGAGTTCAATTTAGAGCCAACAAAGACTGTATCCATAACTTTTTCATGCCCAAATTTACCCGAAAGTGTTGACCTCAACAGCTGGCGGTTCGAGCTTCGTCCGTATATTCCACCAGTTAAACAATGCTTGAAGTGTTTGCGGTATGGACATATCGCAAAGTTTTGTAAAAATGCTGAACGCTGCTCCATCTGCGGTGAGTCTCACAATTTTAAAGTTTGCACCAAGCTACCCAAGGATGCTTCTTGTTGTCACTGCAAAGGAAATCATATAGCTATATCATCTCAATGTCCAGTCAAAAAAGAACAAATAGAATTAAACAAACAGAAAGTGGAGACCAGATCGTATGCCTCTATAATTAACCAGAAGTCCTTCCCTCCGTTGAAGCAACATCCAACTGACCTCCTAGCATCTTTACTTAACTCAGATCAAATACTAAACATGGTTGTGGAATCAGTGGTGAAGCTGGTTGCTATGCACAAAAATAGTGAGGCATCAATTTGCTCACAAAGTATTAAGGACACGCTCTTGGATACTataaagagaaacaagaaatcTCAATAG